From a single Rutidosis leptorrhynchoides isolate AG116_Rl617_1_P2 chromosome 5, CSIRO_AGI_Rlap_v1, whole genome shotgun sequence genomic region:
- the LOC139850324 gene encoding endoglucanase 6-like, translated as MERLNSIVTILLLLIGIVPLALAGVHNYGQALTKSILFFEAQRSGYLPGNQRIKWRGHSGLNDGKVNGVNLVGGYYDAGDNVKFGLPMAFTVTMMSWSIIEYGKQLASSGELAHAMDAVKWGTDYFIKAHPQPYVLYGEVGDGNTDHYCWQRPEDMTTSRNAYRIDQNNPGSDLAGETAAAMAAASIVFRRYNPAYSKVLLSHAYQLFDFADKYRGKYDSSISVAQKYYRSVSGYGDELLWAAAWMYKATNNKYYLNYLDRNGDALGGTGWSMTEFGWDVKYAGVQTLVAKFLMGGKARGHGPVFGKYQEKAEFFMCSCLGKSSRNIQKTPGGLIFRQRWNNLQFVTSASFLLTVYADYLTSARRNLRCSSGTFTPPQLLAFAKSQVDYILGDNPRATSYMVGYGNNYPQQVHHRGSSIVSIKVNPSFVSCRGGYATWYSRKASDPNLLTGAVVGGPDAYDNFADQRNNFQQTEPATYNNAPLLGVLARLHAGHTGYNQLLQVEVPLLKPTAVQPQLEVTPSEDLMAITQKPTSSWEANDKTYYRYTVTLTNKSNKIIKNVNISVTKLYGPLWGLTKTAGGSYGFPSWVSSLPAGKSIEFVYIHPKAQAEVSVSSYTFA; from the exons ATGGAAAGACTTAATTCAATAGTAACTATTTTGTTGCTGCTTATTGGAATTGTACCTTTAGCTTTAGCAGGTGTGCATAACTATGGTCAAGCTCTCACTAAGAGCATTTTGTTTTTTGAAGCTCAAAGATCTGGCTATCTCCCTGGTAACCAAAGAATTAAATGGAGAGGCCATTCTGGTCTCAATGATGGCAAAGTCAATGGG GTGAATCTTGTTGGAGGGTACTATGATGCAGGGGACAATGTGAAGTTTGGGCTGCCAATGGCATTTACAGTGACAATGATGTCTTGGAGCATAATAGAATATGGAAAGCAATTGGCTTCAAGTGGTGAACTTGCTCATGCCATGGATGCAGTCAAATGGGGCACTGATTACTTCATTAAAGCTCACCCTCAACCTTATGTACTTTATGGAGAG GTGGGAGATGGTAATACTGACCATTACTGTTGGCAAAGGCCAGAGGATATGACCACTTCAAGAAATGCTTACAGAATTGACCAAAATAACCCGGGATCGGACCTTGCCGGAGAAACTGCAGCCGCCATGGCTGCCGCTTCCATCGTGTTCCGTCGCTACAACCCTGCTTACTCAAAAGTGCTCCTCAGTCATGCTTACCAG CTATTTGATTTTGCGGACAAATACAGGGGCAAATATGACAGTAGCATCTCTGTTGCCCAGAAGTACTACCGATCTGTCAGTGGATATGGA GATGAATTGCTATGGGCAGCTGCTTGGATGTACAAGGCAACAAACAATAAGTACTACTTGAATTACCTAGATCGAAACGGGGATGCTCTCGGTGGAACCGGTTGGTCCATGACCGAGTTCGGTTGGGATGTCAAGTATGCCGGTGTTCAAACCCTTGTTGCTAAG TTTTTGATGGGAGGAAAAGCCCGTGGTCATGGCCCGGTGTTCGGGAAGTATCAAGAAAAGGCAGAGTTTTTCATGTGTTCATGCCTTGGTAAAAGTAGTCGTAACATTCAAAAGACTCCCGGAGGCTTAATATTTAGGCAAAGATGGAACAATTTGCAGTTCGTCACGAGTGCATCTTTCCTTCTTACGGTTTATGCAGACTACTTGACTTCTGCACGAAGAAACCTACGTTGTTCCTCTGGCACCTTCACCCCACCTCAGCTTCTAGCATTTGCAAAATCTCAG GTGGATTATATTCTTGGAGACAACCCAAGAGCAACAAGTTATATGGTTGGATATGGGAACAACTACCCCCAACAAGTACACCATAGAGGTTCCTCAATTGTGTCAATTAAGGTCAACCCTTCGTTCGTGAGCTGCAGAGGTGGTTACGCCACATGGTATAGCCGAAAAGCAAGTGACCCGAATCTCCTAACAGGTGCAGTTGTTGGTGGACCCGATGCGTATGACAATTTTGCTGACCAAAGAAACAACTTTCAGCAGACCGAGCCTGCTACATATAACAACGCACCTCTTCTTGGAGTATTAGCTAGACTACATGCTGGTCATACTGGTTATAACCAGCTCCTTCAAG TCGAAGTCCCTCTTCTTAAGCCTACTGCTGTTCAACCACAGCTTGAAGTGACTCCATCCGAAG ATTTGATGGCCATCACGCAGAAGCCTACAAGTTCGTGGGAAGCTAATGATAAAACATACTATAGATACACAGTTACACTGACTAATAAATCAAACAAGATTATCAAGAACGTGAACATTTCAGTAACAAAGCTGTATGGTCCACTATGGGGTCTAACCAAGACTGCAGGCGGTTCATACGGGTTCCCATCATGGGTTAGCTCATTACCAGCAGGAAAAAGCATTGAGTTTGTGTACATTCATCCCAAGGCACAAGCAGAGGTCTCAGTTTCAAGCTACACTTTTGCGTAA
- the LOC139847594 gene encoding mitochondrial inner membrane protein OXA1-like produces MAYRRSLTTQLKQFTQHRLVTPSISHLNHDDENRHNQYPDDKLNRFIQSRSYGVYSNNNNTSLGFGGNGFRDSKWSRYRYHVPMTAGGLLLARNISSTTIGDGVDKIEYLSEIADDLTEKTIEVVSNQAPVISEVAVAAADSWPPVAALQYAIDGIHSLTGLNWWVSIVITTLIIRTCSIPIMINQLKATTKLTILRPQLEEIKQEMQDKGMSPSAVAEGQEKMKVVFKEHGVSTFTPLKGLLIQGPVFVSFFLAIQNMVEKVPSFSTGGVSWFLDLTTADPFYLLPCLTAFSFWITVEFNMQEGLEGNPAAGTMKNVSRGFAALTVPLTATFPKALFCYWITSNLFSLVYGLIIKRPGVKQLLNIPIIVPPPTSPAGESKPAFSFFEGMKKYAAAKAMQQHLEKQKPAITDQKVSKTSVLSNRIKTLERNAKGRKKNKRT; encoded by the exons ATGGCGTACAGACGTAGTCTCACTACACAACTGAAACAATTCACTCAACATCGATTAGTTACACCTTCAATCTCACATCTTAATCACGATGATGAAAATCGGCATAATCAGTATCCTGATGACAAATTGAATAGGTTCATTCAAAGTAGATCATATGGTGTTTACAGTAACAACAATAATACATCGTTAGGGTTTGGCGGTAACGGTTTTCGAGATTCGAAATGGTCTCGATATCGATATCATGTACCGATGACAGCAGGTGGATTATTGTTAGCTAGGAATATATCTTCTACTACAATTGGAGATGGAGTAGACAAGATTGAGTATTTGAGTGAAATAGCTGATGATTTGACTGAAAAAACTATTGAAGTAGTGTCGAATCAAGCTCCTGTGATTAGTGAAGTTGCTGTTGCTGCTGCGGATTCGTGGCCGCCGGTTGCAGCTTTGCAGTATGCCATTGATGGGATCCATAGCTTAACTGGGCTCAACTG GTGGGTGAGCATAGTAATAACAACCCTAATTATTAGAACCTGTTCAATACCGATCATGATTAATCAGCTGAAGGCTACCACAAAGTTGACG ATTTTGAGACCACAACTTGAGGAGATTAAGCAGGAGATGCAAGATAAG GGCATGAGTCCGTCAGCTGTAGCCGAAGGTCAGGAGAAAATGAAGGTGGTATTCAAGGA GCATGGCGTTAGTACATTTACTCCTTTGAAGGGGCTCCTCATCCAAGGTCCTGTCTTCGTTAGcttttttcttgct ATTCAAAACATGGTGGAAAAGGTTCCATCTTTTTCAACCGGTGGTGTTTCTTGGTTCCTCGATCTTACTACTGCTGATCCATTCTATTTACTACCTTGTTTGACTGCATTTTCATTCTGGATAACTGTAGAG TTTAACATGCAAGAAGGGTTAGAAGGCAATCCTGCTGCCGGCACGATGAAAAACGTCTCAAGGGGTTTTGCTGCTCTTACGGTTCCCCTTACTGCAACTTTTCCAAAG GCTCTCTTTTGTTATTGGATTACCTCTAACCTGTTCTCCCTTGTATATGGACTAA TAATTAAAAGACCTGGTGTGAAGCAGCTTTTGAACATACCGATAATAGTACCTCCACCGACATCTCCCGCTGGTGAATCGAAACCGGCGTTTTCCTTTTTTGAAGGAATGAAAAAGTATGCCGCTGCAAAAGCAATGCAACAACATTTGGAAAAACAAAAGCCCGCAATCACGGATCAAAAAGTATCAAAAACGTCAGTTCTCAGCAATCGGATTAAAACTTTAGAGAGAAATGCTAAAGGAAGAAAAAAGAACAAGAGGACATGA